A single window of Candidatus Falkowbacteria bacterium DNA harbors:
- the priA gene encoding primosomal protein N' → MQKVAQIIPHKKLPRSMHYFDYSIPKNLELVPGQIVNVPFKKSEMLGIVHSLKDKSEFKYIKEVISLEPKIKSLVPYQLEFINWFSQNYYYSKGSTLDLLLPHMPKRKVKVVDKKLEIPVSELKENQEVKDLAEKISKSKTRNFLLFPFDINLKRCLYLNLIQDIVAQERQILILFPQVYKVHEFYAHLSPELRKQTAVLTSDLYTSKARYFTAWQKIKSGESKIILGTRSAVFAPLSKLGTIILDDAHSDDYKQWDQNPRYETQKVVQKIQEITNCKLILSSLTPRVEDSYLAKEQDYKYISLGKKTASEIKIIDLKREREKSFTYLSDDLLNSIKIANKSLLIVNKLGEYSYFFCEDCGFEATCPECKLPLTVENNQLSCYRCGIKQSVYLNCPKCRSVKLKKLGIGLQQIKEQLRNVLGAEVCDLTQDENSSTAKILISTGQQIKTKHFQNLELLAFVYIDSLAYLADFNSNFKLYSFQQELIHRAVGAKVIVQTCFPENLAFQSLNQGYDYFYKQEIDSRKTFGYPPFATLIKLFFDHHDKTVCEREGSNFHKQINSLITQNKGKISEPYLHYRQKVRKRFRCQMAIFLPELDLSVENEILAQVTEHWTIDKSPIDLL, encoded by the coding sequence ATGCAAAAAGTAGCTCAAATAATACCCCATAAAAAATTGCCTCGTAGCATGCATTATTTTGATTATTCAATTCCTAAAAATCTAGAATTAGTGCCTGGTCAAATTGTTAATGTACCATTCAAAAAGAGTGAGATGTTGGGAATTGTGCATAGTTTGAAAGATAAATCAGAATTCAAATATATCAAAGAGGTTATCAGTTTGGAACCCAAAATAAAATCTTTAGTACCCTATCAGTTGGAATTTATTAATTGGTTTAGCCAAAATTATTATTATTCAAAAGGGTCGACTTTGGATTTGTTATTGCCACACATGCCTAAACGTAAAGTAAAGGTAGTTGATAAAAAATTAGAAATCCCAGTTTCTGAGTTGAAGGAAAATCAAGAGGTTAAGGATTTAGCTGAAAAAATTAGCAAATCAAAGACTCGTAATTTTTTATTATTTCCTTTCGATATTAATTTAAAGAGGTGTTTATATTTAAATTTGATACAGGATATTGTAGCGCAAGAAAGGCAAATTTTGATATTGTTTCCACAGGTTTACAAAGTTCATGAATTCTATGCTCACTTGAGTCCTGAATTACGTAAACAAACCGCAGTATTAACTTCTGATTTGTATACTTCCAAGGCGCGTTATTTCACAGCTTGGCAGAAAATAAAATCTGGTGAAAGTAAAATTATTTTGGGTACCCGTTCTGCGGTGTTTGCGCCATTGTCTAAATTGGGAACCATTATTTTGGATGACGCTCATAGTGATGATTACAAGCAATGGGACCAAAATCCCCGTTATGAAACTCAAAAGGTTGTTCAAAAAATTCAGGAAATAACCAATTGTAAATTGATTTTATCATCATTAACTCCCAGGGTTGAAGACAGTTACTTGGCGAAAGAACAAGATTATAAGTACATCTCCTTGGGAAAAAAAACAGCATCAGAAATCAAAATTATTGATCTAAAGAGAGAGCGAGAAAAATCATTTACTTATTTGTCAGATGATTTATTGAATTCAATTAAAATAGCAAACAAAAGTTTGTTAATTGTAAATAAACTTGGTGAGTATAGTTATTTCTTTTGCGAAGACTGTGGATTTGAGGCTACTTGTCCTGAGTGTAAATTACCTTTAACGGTTGAAAATAATCAATTGTCTTGTTACCGCTGTGGTATAAAACAGTCTGTCTATTTGAACTGTCCTAAATGTCGCAGTGTGAAGTTGAAAAAGCTTGGAATCGGGTTACAGCAAATAAAAGAGCAATTGCGAAATGTTTTGGGTGCTGAAGTTTGTGATTTAACCCAGGATGAGAATAGTTCGACCGCTAAGATATTGATTTCTACTGGTCAGCAAATTAAGACAAAGCATTTTCAAAATTTAGAGTTACTGGCTTTTGTATATATAGATAGTTTGGCCTACTTGGCTGACTTTAATTCCAATTTTAAATTGTATAGTTTTCAACAAGAATTAATTCATCGTGCCGTTGGCGCAAAAGTTATTGTGCAAACTTGTTTTCCTGAGAATCTAGCGTTTCAAAGTCTAAATCAAGGTTATGATTATTTCTATAAACAAGAGATTGATAGTAGAAAAACATTTGGCTATCCCCCATTTGCAACACTGATAAAGTTATTTTTTGATCATCATGATAAAACAGTTTGCGAAAGAGAAGGTTCGAATTTTCACAAGCAAATTAATTCATTGATTACCCAAAACAAAGGCAAGATTAGTGAGCCATATTTACATTATCGACAAAAAGTTCGAAAACGGTTTCGTTGTCAAATGGCGATATTTTTACCTGAGCTTGATCTTTCAGTTGAAAATGAGATTTTAGCTCAGGTAACAGAGCATTGGACTATTGACAAAAGCCCGATTGACCTGTTATAG
- the def gene encoding peptide deformylase, translating to MIKEIVTHPDDRLREKSKDVSLGEITTEKFSQLVKDMTETMKKKDGIGLAAPQIGVGKRVAVINSKNGVIIFVNPKVVRKSFLKDIDEEGCLSVPGKYGKVKRCRKITVRFDDGQGQKNTIVARGLFARVIQHELDHLDGILFIDKLVKSKK from the coding sequence ATGATTAAAGAGATCGTCACTCATCCAGATGACAGGCTAAGAGAAAAGTCTAAAGACGTAAGTTTGGGTGAAATAACAACTGAAAAGTTTAGTCAATTAGTAAAAGATATGACTGAAACTATGAAAAAAAAAGACGGAATTGGCTTGGCTGCTCCGCAAATTGGAGTTGGAAAAAGAGTGGCTGTAATTAATTCAAAAAATGGAGTCATTATTTTTGTTAACCCAAAAGTTGTACGGAAGTCATTTCTTAAAGATATAGATGAAGAAGGTTGCTTAAGTGTTCCAGGTAAATATGGCAAAGTTAAGCGTTGCCGAAAAATAACTGTTCGCTTTGACGATGGCCAGGGTCAAAAAAATACAATTGTAGCCAGAGGGTTATTTGCTCGAGTCATACAACACGAGCTTGATCATTTAGATGGAATTCTTTTTATTGATAAGTTAGTCAAATCCAAAAAGTAA
- a CDS encoding methionyl-tRNA formyltransferase, giving the protein MINEKQIKIVFLGSATFSVPILMELIKRYTVVSVVTEIDKPGGRGLEIVSPPTKALSQQQGIPVYQPLSLQKNPKLLEKLAGLNPDLCVVAAYGKILPSEYLNFTRHGCLNVHPSLLPKYRGASPIQSAFLNSDIETGCSIILMDEGMDTGDILVQKSVQIDPDWGYRKLEQKLSLLGAQLLAKRIPDYIKGNLSFDIQDDHKASFCYKVSKEDGLINWAHSAKKIIGKVKAFEVWPGSYTYFGNKKLDIINAQIAEIPNEKVDLGKVMKQNGKIFVRTGSGFIELFEVRPEGKNKMSVKDFINGHQDFVGSVLG; this is encoded by the coding sequence ATGATAAATGAAAAACAAATCAAGATAGTGTTTCTGGGATCAGCAACTTTTTCTGTTCCAATTTTAATGGAATTAATAAAGCGATATACGGTTGTGTCTGTGGTAACAGAAATTGATAAACCAGGAGGTCGGGGCTTGGAAATTGTTTCGCCTCCAACAAAAGCTTTATCTCAACAACAAGGTATTCCAGTTTATCAACCGTTAAGTCTACAGAAAAACCCAAAACTTTTGGAAAAATTAGCCGGTTTAAATCCAGATCTCTGTGTGGTGGCAGCCTACGGTAAAATATTGCCATCCGAATATTTAAACTTTACTCGGCATGGGTGTTTGAATGTGCATCCTTCACTGCTACCAAAGTACCGAGGCGCTTCTCCGATTCAGAGCGCTTTTTTAAATTCTGACATAGAAACTGGTTGCAGTATTATTTTAATGGATGAAGGCATGGATACTGGCGATATTTTGGTTCAAAAAAGCGTACAAATTGATCCTGATTGGGGCTATAGAAAGCTGGAGCAAAAACTGTCTTTGTTGGGGGCTCAATTGTTGGCGAAAAGGATCCCAGATTATATTAAGGGTAATCTTAGTTTTGATATTCAGGATGATCATAAAGCAAGCTTTTGTTACAAGGTATCAAAAGAAGACGGCTTGATTAATTGGGCTCATTCTGCGAAAAAAATCATTGGAAAGGTTAAAGCATTTGAAGTTTGGCCTGGAAGTTATACATATTTCGGAAATAAAAAATTGGACATAATTAATGCCCAAATAGCAGAGATCCCCAATGAAAAGGTTGACTTGGGTAAAGTTATGAAACAAAATGGAAAAATTTTCGTGAGAACAGGTTCAGGTTTTATTGAGTTGTTTGAAGTTAGGCCTGAGGGTAAAAATAAAATGTCAGTTAAGGATTTTATAAATGGACATCAGGATTTTGTGGGTTCTGTCTTGGGGTGA
- a CDS encoding glycosyltransferase family 2 protein, protein MHLSIITVSWNVRDLLSRLLDSIFQFTDDIEYEVIVVDNDSKDGTVESLHKYYKPWIKSGKLKIIDNKHNAGFGKANNQGLKMSQGKYVLFMNPDMELLENSFQKLHSFMKKTPNVGICTCRLLYGDKTTQPNIKINPDLCSQILILLKLHHFLGFLPCLKKYLQKDFDYTQKSYVKQIMGAFVFTRQEIMAKMEGWDEDYWIWWEDLQLCKDVQELGHDLVYLPITEVVHYEGKSFAQTFGLKKQKRFNKGMLTYFRKNHSMWSYVILLLLQPLSYILTFITQMFRIKPRPQSKI, encoded by the coding sequence ATGCACTTATCAATCATCACTGTCAGCTGGAATGTTCGCGATTTATTGAGTCGATTACTTGACTCAATTTTTCAGTTTACCGATGACATTGAATATGAAGTAATCGTAGTTGATAATGACTCCAAGGACGGTACAGTAGAATCTCTTCATAAATACTATAAACCCTGGATTAAGTCTGGAAAACTGAAAATTATTGACAACAAGCACAATGCAGGATTTGGAAAAGCCAACAATCAAGGCCTAAAAATGAGTCAAGGTAAGTATGTCTTATTTATGAATCCAGACATGGAACTTTTGGAAAACAGTTTTCAGAAATTACATTCGTTTATGAAAAAAACACCCAATGTTGGTATTTGCACCTGTCGTTTACTATATGGAGATAAAACTACTCAACCAAATATTAAAATCAATCCAGATTTATGCAGTCAAATATTAATTCTACTAAAACTGCACCATTTTTTAGGATTTTTACCATGTTTGAAAAAATATCTACAAAAGGATTTTGATTATACACAAAAATCATACGTCAAACAGATTATGGGCGCGTTTGTCTTCACACGCCAAGAAATAATGGCAAAAATGGAAGGGTGGGATGAAGATTACTGGATTTGGTGGGAAGACCTACAACTATGCAAAGATGTCCAAGAACTAGGACATGATCTAGTTTACCTACCGATCACTGAAGTTGTACATTATGAAGGTAAAAGTTTTGCTCAAACCTTTGGACTAAAAAAACAAAAACGATTCAACAAAGGAATGTTGACTTATTTCCGAAAGAATCATTCTATGTGGTCGTATGTTATACTTCTATTACTGCAACCTTTAAGCTATATTCTGACCTTCATTACTCAAATGTTTAGAATTAAACCACGCCCTCAATCAAAAATTTAA
- a CDS encoding glycosyltransferase: MPDIYGYDNEKVNIIMFNMSSFFDWDHGIVNRNYNILHSLEKDDRIGKIVGVDFLPIGWKKAVKHYFQNILWEIRTADIVYGDLTSACYRRTDKIYAYTSIDSLFSFKKVARELKRVEKMLNLNNVVFWSYNPMFTEFIGKLNEKMFIFDTVDNWVEHPQYTKLMRKGRLGRNYKKIADKANLIFTVSDELKDFYKEMDRTKDVHWIPNGVDFDLFNDPEKIDKENELNKLEGKIIGYFGTIEDRLDFDLIATLAKKHKDKQIVLCGPIWPVVKHEFNKKLGKYKNITTTGRIKYQDAPSYINKFDVAIIPHKINNFIKSTNPMKMYEYLACGKPVVTTKGAGVDMFKDLMYITNDHDKFSDFIDQAIAEDSPELTAKRRNAVKKHSWRARVEKMTELMFNKLEIK; this comes from the coding sequence ATGCCCGATATCTACGGTTACGACAATGAAAAAGTAAATATCATCATGTTCAACATGAGTAGCTTTTTTGATTGGGATCATGGCATTGTAAATCGGAATTATAATATTCTACACTCCTTGGAAAAAGATGATCGCATCGGCAAAATAGTTGGCGTTGATTTTCTGCCGATCGGCTGGAAAAAAGCAGTAAAACATTATTTTCAAAATATATTGTGGGAAATCCGAACTGCAGATATAGTTTACGGTGATTTGACCAGCGCTTGTTACAGACGAACTGATAAAATTTACGCCTACACCAGCATCGACTCATTATTTTCATTCAAAAAAGTGGCGCGGGAACTAAAACGTGTAGAAAAAATGTTGAACCTCAATAATGTAGTTTTCTGGTCATACAATCCCATGTTCACTGAGTTTATTGGAAAACTAAATGAAAAAATGTTTATTTTCGACACTGTGGATAACTGGGTTGAACACCCGCAATACACAAAATTGATGCGCAAGGGTAGACTCGGACGTAATTACAAAAAAATTGCGGACAAAGCTAATTTGATTTTTACAGTCTCCGACGAACTCAAAGATTTTTATAAAGAAATGGATCGAACCAAAGACGTACACTGGATTCCTAATGGAGTGGATTTTGATTTGTTTAATGATCCAGAAAAAATTGATAAGGAAAATGAATTAAACAAACTTGAAGGAAAAATCATTGGTTACTTTGGCACGATAGAGGATCGACTCGATTTTGATTTAATTGCCACACTTGCCAAAAAACACAAAGATAAACAAATTGTTCTTTGCGGTCCAATCTGGCCAGTTGTCAAGCACGAATTCAATAAAAAACTTGGCAAATACAAAAACATAACTACCACCGGGCGAATTAAATATCAGGATGCACCCAGTTACATTAACAAATTCGATGTCGCAATTATTCCACATAAAATTAATAATTTTATAAAATCAACCAACCCAATGAAAATGTACGAATACTTAGCTTGCGGTAAACCAGTTGTAACCACCAAAGGCGCCGGGGTTGATATGTTTAAGGATTTAATGTATATAACTAATGACCATGATAAGTTTTCTGATTTTATTGATCAAGCAATTGCTGAAGATAGCCCTGAACTAACAGCTAAACGTCGAAATGCGGTCAAAAAACACTCATGGCGCGCTAGAGTAGAGAAAATGACTGAATTAATGTTTAATAAATTGGAAATTAAGTAA
- a CDS encoding HD domain-containing protein, whose amino-acid sequence MNQSSLVSALNGNSDGKHFIEDLQTGDKLVNEQFAVKSIRNGKTSAGKDYTDLTLGDKTGEIMGKIWESNLGNCQEPKLGQVVELSGTIDEFRNKLQIKITFLQQADDFNLSNFLPTSKKDQELLWQTVEANIKLIKGKYLKSLVESFFKEESFAEKFKLAPGAENIHHAYVGGLMEHVVEMLNLGNSILTDFEDLNRDLLITGILLHDIGKMQELAIDHTIYRTLEGNLAGHISLGVISIDKEIDKIKNFPTELRAKVLNLVLGHHEKLEYGSPVKPMIPETFALAYIDNLSAKVNTAQKVINENKNSDAEYSDRNYALETKLYLN is encoded by the coding sequence ATGAACCAATCCTCACTCGTCTCAGCACTAAATGGCAATTCTGATGGAAAACATTTTATTGAAGATTTGCAAACTGGAGACAAATTAGTCAACGAACAATTCGCTGTAAAAAGTATTCGCAACGGAAAAACTTCTGCTGGCAAAGATTACACAGACCTAACGCTGGGCGATAAAACCGGCGAAATAATGGGAAAAATCTGGGAATCTAATCTTGGAAACTGCCAAGAGCCAAAACTTGGACAAGTTGTCGAACTGTCTGGCACAATAGACGAGTTCCGCAATAAACTACAGATAAAAATCACATTCCTTCAACAAGCCGATGATTTTAACTTATCTAATTTTTTGCCAACATCAAAAAAAGATCAAGAATTACTTTGGCAAACTGTTGAAGCTAATATTAAATTAATCAAAGGGAAATATCTAAAAAGCCTTGTTGAATCATTCTTCAAGGAAGAATCTTTTGCAGAAAAATTCAAATTAGCACCTGGAGCTGAAAACATTCACCATGCCTACGTTGGTGGTCTTATGGAACACGTTGTTGAAATGTTAAACCTCGGCAACAGCATCCTAACTGACTTCGAAGATCTCAACCGTGATTTATTAATTACAGGAATACTTTTGCATGATATTGGTAAAATGCAGGAGTTGGCCATCGATCACACGATTTATCGAACCCTTGAAGGAAATTTAGCCGGCCATATTTCTCTTGGTGTAATTTCAATTGACAAAGAAATTGATAAAATAAAAAACTTCCCAACAGAGCTAAGAGCAAAAGTTTTGAATCTTGTTCTTGGTCATCACGAAAAACTAGAATACGGCAGTCCAGTAAAGCCTATGATTCCTGAAACATTTGCTTTGGCTTACATTGATAATCTATCCGCAAAAGTTAACACCGCCCAAAAAGTTATTAATGAAAATAAGAATAGTGACGCGGAGTATTCAGATCGTAATTATGCGTTGGAAACGAAGTTATATTTAAATTAA
- the amrA gene encoding AmmeMemoRadiSam system protein A, which produces MQFTDEQKSELLGYARQVLVHIVKDGKKVEQDCPDSNYLESAGVFVSLHKGKELRGCIGYIEPVSSIWDAIADNAVASATRDVRFLEVSVEELDEIKIEISILTPAKECQLEDIEAGKHGVIIQQGPHKATYLPQVWESLSSKEKFLGTLCQKAGLGETCWTDKSTKFYKYEAIVFSENSQGGTV; this is translated from the coding sequence ATGCAATTCACAGATGAACAAAAAAGTGAACTTCTTGGCTATGCCAGGCAAGTATTAGTTCATATTGTAAAAGATGGCAAGAAAGTTGAACAGGATTGCCCTGATTCAAATTATCTAGAATCAGCGGGTGTTTTTGTTTCGCTTCACAAAGGAAAAGAATTACGCGGTTGCATTGGATACATTGAGCCGGTTTCCAGTATTTGGGACGCAATTGCCGACAACGCAGTTGCCTCAGCCACTAGGGATGTCCGATTTCTAGAAGTTTCTGTTGAAGAACTTGATGAAATTAAAATCGAAATCTCTATTTTAACTCCAGCCAAAGAATGTCAACTCGAAGATATTGAAGCAGGCAAACACGGCGTGATTATCCAACAAGGACCACACAAAGCAACTTATTTACCACAAGTATGGGAAAGCTTATCTAGCAAAGAAAAGTTCCTTGGTACGCTTTGTCAAAAAGCTGGACTAGGTGAAACTTGCTGGACGGATAAATCTACAAAATTTTATAAATATGAAGCAATAGTCTTCAGTGAAAATAGCCAAGGTGGAACAGTATAA
- the queA gene encoding tRNA preQ1(34) S-adenosylmethionine ribosyltransferase-isomerase QueA gives MKTSLFNYNLPPKLIANEPASPRDSSRLLVYNKDQDKIIHDKFFNLDKYLQTGDVLVFNNSKVIPARLLGNKSTGGKAEALLLKQEDTDIWQAMLGTRKPKIGLKLRFEHGLQAGVIKKISEKTWLLKFNFAGPKFRAILAKIGQVPLPHYIRKIKGQGAKIKDQYQTVYAKKDGSAAAPTAGLHFTNRLLKKLKNRGVQLEFITLHVGLGTFAPVNTENIEDFKIHTEYIEVDSVTIKSLEKAKQQSRRIIAVGTTSVRTLETIFSSKKANTKNLNLKTNIYIHPGYKFKFIDAMITNFHLPKSSLLMLVSAFIGRQKTLQLYKLAIKLKYRFYSFGDGMFLS, from the coding sequence ATGAAAACATCTTTATTCAATTACAATCTTCCACCAAAACTGATAGCCAATGAACCAGCCTCACCGCGAGACAGTTCACGACTTTTGGTTTATAACAAAGATCAAGATAAAATCATTCATGACAAGTTTTTTAATTTAGACAAATACCTTCAAACTGGTGATGTTTTGGTATTTAATAATTCTAAAGTAATTCCAGCTCGTTTACTTGGCAATAAATCTACTGGGGGAAAAGCTGAAGCATTATTATTAAAACAAGAAGATACCGACATTTGGCAAGCAATGTTGGGCACCAGAAAGCCTAAAATCGGCTTAAAACTGCGATTTGAACATGGTCTACAAGCAGGGGTGATTAAGAAGATTAGTGAAAAAACCTGGCTCTTAAAATTCAATTTTGCAGGTCCTAAATTTAGAGCCATTTTAGCCAAAATCGGGCAAGTGCCATTACCTCATTACATTCGGAAGATCAAAGGGCAAGGGGCAAAGATCAAAGATCAATACCAAACTGTTTACGCAAAAAAAGATGGTTCAGCTGCAGCGCCAACAGCTGGCTTGCATTTCACAAACAGATTATTGAAAAAATTAAAAAATAGGGGAGTGCAATTGGAGTTCATAACACTTCATGTTGGCCTAGGAACTTTTGCGCCAGTAAACACTGAAAATATTGAAGACTTCAAAATACATACCGAGTACATTGAAGTTGACTCTGTCACAATTAAGAGTTTAGAAAAAGCTAAACAACAAAGTCGGCGAATTATTGCTGTGGGGACAACCTCAGTTCGAACATTAGAGACAATTTTTTCCAGCAAAAAAGCAAACACTAAAAACTTAAATCTTAAAACTAATATCTACATTCACCCCGGATATAAGTTTAAATTCATCGACGCCATGATCACCAATTTTCATTTACCAAAATCTAGTTTGCTAATGCTTGTCTCCGCATTTATTGGCCGACAAAAAACACTTCAACTGTACAAATTAGCAATTAAACTAAAATATCGTTTTTACAGTTTTGGTGATGGAATGTTTTTATCTTAA
- a CDS encoding redoxin domain-containing protein has protein sequence MQNLELQNNDDSILNFEQYQGSDYLLLIFFRGAWCNLCKRQLVEVNSLINEFTSSNIKPLAISPDTKFKSSLLKTFLRLKFPILSDTEFSVIDYFKLKTKFKDHITSKPAVILISPDHQVIFEKIGKEYDDTMSGKNILNNCQKIIKSNV, from the coding sequence ATGCAAAACTTAGAACTACAAAACAACGACGATTCAATATTAAATTTTGAACAATACCAGGGATCAGATTATTTACTATTAATCTTTTTTCGTGGAGCCTGGTGTAATTTGTGCAAAAGGCAATTAGTTGAAGTTAACAGCTTAATTAATGAGTTTACTTCCTCGAATATAAAACCTCTAGCAATTTCACCGGACACTAAGTTTAAATCTAGTTTACTTAAAACTTTTCTCAGATTAAAGTTTCCAATTTTATCAGACACTGAATTTTCTGTGATTGATTATTTTAAACTAAAAACCAAATTCAAAGATCATATCACCAGTAAACCAGCGGTGATTTTAATTTCACCAGACCATCAAGTCATATTTGAAAAAATAGGGAAGGAGTATGATGATACTATGTCCGGCAAAAATATTTTAAATAACTGTCAAAAAATCATTAAATCCAATGTATGA
- a CDS encoding type II toxin-antitoxin system HicB family antitoxin: MSNFTVVLKQDEPGFFVDVPALPGCNTQGRNEEDAVVQAKDAIVAWCDHATELGVKIPTNVQVNLANYNGNVSLHVVSVDV; the protein is encoded by the coding sequence ATGTCAAACTTTACAGTTGTTTTAAAGCAAGACGAACCTGGTTTTTTTGTGGATGTACCTGCTTTGCCAGGATGTAATACTCAAGGCCGAAATGAAGAAGATGCAGTAGTTCAGGCTAAAGATGCAATCGTTGCCTGGTGTGATCATGCAACAGAACTAGGAGTTAAGATCCCAACTAATGTCCAGGTTAACCTTGCCAATTATAACGGCAATGTTTCACTGCATGTTGTGAGTGTGGATGTATGA
- a CDS encoding YwbE family protein — MENPGTLRSNLHPGLEVAIVLKQDQKGGPLTSGVIKDILTSSAEHHRGIKVRLTTGEVGRVQQIIK, encoded by the coding sequence ATGGAAAATCCAGGCACCTTACGAAGCAATCTTCACCCAGGTCTTGAGGTAGCTATTGTCCTCAAACAAGACCAAAAAGGCGGGCCATTGACATCTGGGGTGATAAAGGATATACTTACCTCCTCAGCTGAACATCACCGAGGTATAAAAGTCCGCTTAACAACAGGTGAAGTAGGTCGAGTACAACAAATAATTAAGTAA